In a genomic window of Demequina muriae:
- the pheA gene encoding prephenate dehydratase has protein sequence MSDEPVSDAPRYAYLGPEGTFTEAALRMMVPADQAHYLPVIDVPTAIAAVREGEADYAVVAIENTVEGGVTATLDTLAEGSPLVILGETVLPVAFELLVRPGVRVSRIRRVSAHSHGWAQVRRWAHATLPEATFVPSSSNAAAARLLADSSVPADQVGFDAALAPPGTGAALGLEVLADRIADNVNAATRFVRVGRPQEPPAPTGADKTTLVVHLPTDRSGALLEMLEQFAVRGVNLSRIESRPIGERPGEYSFSIDALGHIAEQRMAEALIGLRRTCPVVRYLGSYPAVHREVTPIATGTADADFASARAWVDELRLGRHA, from the coding sequence GTGAGCGACGAGCCGGTGAGCGACGCTCCGCGGTACGCGTACCTCGGCCCCGAGGGCACCTTCACCGAGGCCGCGCTGCGCATGATGGTCCCGGCGGATCAGGCTCACTACCTGCCCGTGATCGACGTGCCGACCGCGATCGCCGCCGTGCGCGAGGGCGAGGCCGACTACGCGGTGGTCGCGATCGAGAACACTGTCGAAGGTGGCGTCACCGCCACGCTCGACACGCTCGCGGAGGGGTCGCCGCTGGTGATCCTGGGCGAGACGGTGCTGCCCGTGGCATTCGAGCTGCTCGTGCGCCCCGGAGTGCGGGTCTCGCGGATCAGGCGCGTGAGCGCGCACTCGCACGGCTGGGCGCAGGTGCGCCGCTGGGCGCATGCGACCCTGCCCGAGGCGACGTTCGTTCCCTCGTCGTCCAACGCTGCGGCCGCGCGCCTGCTGGCCGACTCGTCGGTGCCCGCGGACCAGGTGGGCTTCGACGCGGCTCTGGCGCCCCCGGGAACGGGCGCTGCGCTCGGCCTCGAGGTGCTCGCGGACAGGATCGCGGACAACGTCAACGCGGCCACCCGGTTCGTCCGGGTGGGGCGCCCCCAGGAGCCGCCGGCACCCACGGGAGCAGACAAGACCACCCTCGTGGTGCACCTTCCCACCGACCGGTCCGGTGCGCTGTTGGAGATGCTCGAGCAGTTCGCGGTGCGCGGGGTCAACCTGTCACGCATCGAGTCGCGCCCCATCGGCGAGCGACCCGGCGAGTACTCGTTCTCGATCGATGCGCTCGGTCACATCGCGGAGCAGCGCATGGCCGAGGCTCTCATCGGGCTCCGTCGGACCTGCCCGGTGGTCCGCTACCTGGGGTCATACCCGGCGGTCCACCGCGAGGTGACCCCCATCGCCACGGGCACCGCTGATGCCGACTTCGCATCGGCACGCGCGTGGGTCGACGAGCTCAGGCTCGGCCGCCACGCCTGA
- a CDS encoding glycosyltransferase family 2 protein: MAAKRKDRASPSAGDGDVTAETSPVGEVAERAPAPARKRPLSSAARRRRSVKEPEDLRGAAALIVAHNEARRIAATVRAARAIPGIDLVLVVDDASTDNTQELARKAGAVVVRHSHHRGRTASVETGASVIAMRDEPGRHARAILLLPGGLGQHAIGAAPLVPAVTEHVADLAIAMTEVPGKAPSASAKAARRAVERASGWVPTEPLGPIRCLTREALEAAIPLAHGGGLEVGMTIDVLRAGLTVTEVECEVRHKPQGPAGRSAPARATQYRDVMMAVTARRLRGSLEGTRDAVGRRRSSAAVATDSAATASDAGSASAEEGQ; encoded by the coding sequence GTGGCCGCGAAGCGCAAGGACAGGGCGTCCCCCTCGGCTGGCGATGGGGACGTGACTGCCGAGACGAGCCCGGTCGGCGAGGTCGCCGAGCGGGCGCCCGCTCCTGCGCGCAAGCGACCGCTCAGCTCCGCCGCCCGACGCCGCCGCTCGGTGAAGGAGCCGGAGGATCTGCGGGGCGCTGCGGCGCTGATCGTGGCTCACAACGAGGCGCGGCGCATCGCGGCCACCGTGCGGGCCGCCCGCGCCATCCCCGGAATCGACCTGGTGCTCGTGGTCGACGACGCCTCCACGGACAACACGCAGGAGCTCGCCCGCAAGGCCGGCGCCGTCGTGGTGCGTCACTCCCATCACCGCGGCCGCACCGCGTCCGTCGAGACCGGCGCCTCCGTGATCGCCATGCGCGACGAGCCAGGGCGGCACGCCCGCGCGATCCTGCTCCTCCCCGGCGGCCTGGGTCAGCATGCGATCGGCGCCGCGCCGCTGGTCCCCGCCGTCACGGAGCACGTGGCGGACCTCGCGATCGCCATGACCGAGGTTCCTGGCAAGGCTCCCAGCGCATCGGCCAAGGCGGCCAGGCGCGCCGTCGAGCGCGCCTCCGGCTGGGTGCCGACCGAACCGCTCGGGCCCATCCGCTGCCTGACCCGGGAGGCGCTTGAGGCCGCCATCCCGCTCGCCCACGGCGGCGGGCTCGAGGTGGGGATGACCATCGACGTGCTGCGTGCCGGGCTGACAGTGACCGAGGTCGAATGCGAAGTGCGGCACAAGCCGCAGGGGCCGGCCGGCCGGTCGGCGCCCGCGCGAGCCACCCAGTACCGTGACGTCATGATGGCCGTGACCGCCCGCCGCCTCCGAGGCTCGCTCGAGGGCACGCGTGATGCCGTGGGACGGCGGCGCTCGAGCGCGGCCGTCGCGACCGACAGCGCCGCCACTGCCTCCGATGCGGGCTCTGCGTCCGCGGAGGAAGGCCAGTGA
- the pgm gene encoding phosphoglucomutase (alpha-D-glucose-1,6-bisphosphate-dependent), which translates to MHERAGTLAQPQDLIDASALLAAYYDLVPDPSEPDQQVVFGTSGHRGSAFDTAFNEAHIVATTAAIVEYRRKQGTDGPVFLGIDTHALSMPAMESAIEVLVAAEVEVRVDARGRFTPTPAVSHAILVANGATSSSGLRTEGAGLADGIVVTPSHNPPRDGGFKYNPPHGGPADADATGWIARRANEFLVGGKWRQIPRVRYALARTAPQVKPHDFMANYVRDLPNVIDIEAIRNSGLRIGADPLGGAAVDYWGAIAEEHRLELTVVDETVDPAWPKMHLDWDGKIRMDCSSPYAMAGLRALMEDPDAPYDIATGNDADADRHGIVTRDGGLMNPNHFLATAIAYLYGGARPEWPSDARIGKTLVSSSLIDRVGKQLGRTVEEVPVGFKWFVPGLLSGEVGFGGEESAGASFLRRDGRVWTTDKDGIILCLLASEIAGATGKTPTERHREIVGELGESWYARVDAPATKAEKDTLKALSPEQVSATSLAGQDITAKLTNAPGNGAAIGGLKVTTADAWFAARPSGTEDVYKIYAESFISESHLGEVQAAARDVVSEALEG; encoded by the coding sequence ATGCATGAGCGCGCAGGAACTCTCGCCCAGCCCCAGGACCTCATCGACGCGTCAGCGCTGTTGGCGGCGTATTACGACCTGGTGCCCGACCCCTCCGAACCTGACCAGCAGGTGGTGTTCGGAACTTCGGGTCACCGTGGCAGCGCATTCGATACCGCCTTCAACGAGGCGCACATCGTCGCCACGACCGCGGCGATCGTCGAGTACCGGCGAAAGCAGGGCACCGACGGCCCGGTGTTCCTCGGGATCGACACCCACGCGCTGTCGATGCCGGCGATGGAGAGTGCCATCGAGGTACTCGTCGCCGCCGAGGTCGAGGTGCGCGTCGACGCGCGCGGCCGATTCACCCCCACCCCCGCCGTCAGTCACGCGATCCTCGTGGCGAACGGCGCGACGTCCTCCTCGGGACTGCGCACGGAGGGCGCCGGCCTCGCCGACGGCATTGTCGTCACCCCCTCGCACAACCCGCCCCGCGACGGCGGCTTCAAGTACAACCCGCCTCACGGCGGTCCGGCCGATGCGGACGCCACCGGGTGGATCGCTCGCCGCGCCAACGAGTTCCTCGTCGGCGGCAAGTGGCGGCAGATCCCGCGCGTCCGCTACGCGCTCGCGCGCACCGCCCCGCAGGTCAAGCCCCACGACTTCATGGCCAACTACGTCCGTGACCTGCCGAACGTGATCGACATCGAGGCGATCCGCAACTCCGGTCTCCGCATCGGCGCCGACCCGCTGGGCGGCGCGGCCGTCGACTACTGGGGAGCGATCGCCGAGGAGCACCGGCTTGAGCTCACGGTGGTCGACGAGACCGTCGACCCCGCGTGGCCCAAGATGCACCTGGACTGGGACGGCAAGATCCGCATGGACTGCTCGTCTCCGTACGCGATGGCGGGGCTGCGCGCCCTCATGGAGGACCCTGACGCCCCGTACGACATCGCGACCGGCAACGACGCGGACGCGGACCGCCACGGCATCGTCACCCGCGACGGCGGGCTGATGAACCCCAACCACTTCCTGGCCACCGCGATCGCTTACCTCTACGGCGGTGCGCGCCCGGAGTGGCCGAGCGATGCCCGCATCGGCAAGACCCTCGTGTCCTCGAGCCTCATCGACCGCGTCGGCAAGCAGCTGGGCCGCACCGTCGAGGAGGTCCCGGTGGGGTTTAAGTGGTTCGTGCCCGGGCTGCTGAGCGGCGAGGTCGGGTTCGGCGGCGAGGAATCCGCAGGCGCCTCGTTCCTGCGCCGCGACGGCCGCGTGTGGACCACGGACAAGGACGGGATCATCCTGTGCCTGCTGGCCTCTGAGATCGCGGGGGCCACGGGCAAGACCCCCACGGAGCGTCACCGGGAGATCGTCGGCGAGCTCGGCGAGAGCTGGTACGCCCGCGTCGACGCTCCCGCCACCAAGGCGGAGAAGGACACCCTCAAGGCGCTGTCGCCCGAGCAGGTCTCCGCGACCAGCCTCGCGGGCCAGGACATCACCGCCAAGCTGACCAACGCGCCCGGCAACGGCGCGGCCATCGGCGGGCTCAAGGTCACGACGGCCGATGCGTGGTTCGCCGCACGCCCGTCCGGCACCGAGGACGTCTACAAGATCTACGCCGAGTCGTTCATCTCCGAGTCCCACCTGGGCGAGGTCCAGGCGGCGGCGCGCGACGTGGTCTCCGAGGCGCTCGAGGGATAG
- a CDS encoding DUF2332 domain-containing protein — protein MATFDWARRDREDLAQVAAVVRAWMDYAAEAPLYRALAGAIADDEEMLRLVARIDNVPPLNLLFAGVKLMLRTDDALAAWYPHLVAGEARSPDGAFAAFREYALAHEEALVRIGRERRTQTNEVARAAVLLPWLPRTEAPLHAIDIGASAGLNLCLDRFAYRYRRDGDATRLGDGPLLLDCEDRGGFALPPEPPRLASRTGIDLHPIDPADPDAAAWLEALVWPDHQDRLERLRHALELRRSVGVRMVAGDAATVLADVERAMPPGPLAVWHTIALYQADEGARVDIDAAVEDAARRRDVTRVGFEPVEESLHPVVRVGPSFDHAETVAVAHSHARWIDRPPF, from the coding sequence ATGGCCACGTTCGACTGGGCACGGCGCGACCGCGAGGACCTCGCGCAGGTCGCGGCGGTCGTGCGGGCGTGGATGGACTACGCGGCCGAGGCCCCGCTGTACCGCGCACTGGCGGGGGCGATCGCCGACGACGAGGAGATGCTGCGGCTGGTCGCGCGGATCGACAATGTGCCGCCGCTGAATCTGCTGTTCGCGGGCGTGAAGCTGATGCTGCGGACGGACGATGCGCTGGCGGCCTGGTACCCCCACCTCGTGGCGGGGGAGGCGCGCTCCCCGGACGGCGCCTTCGCCGCCTTCCGCGAGTACGCGCTCGCCCACGAGGAGGCACTGGTCCGCATCGGCCGCGAGCGACGCACCCAGACCAACGAGGTGGCGCGGGCCGCTGTGCTGCTGCCCTGGCTGCCGCGCACCGAGGCGCCGCTGCACGCGATCGACATTGGAGCATCGGCCGGCCTCAATCTGTGTCTGGACCGCTTCGCCTACCGGTACCGTCGTGACGGCGACGCGACTCGCCTCGGCGATGGCCCGTTGCTGCTCGACTGCGAGGACCGCGGGGGATTCGCGCTGCCTCCCGAGCCGCCGAGGCTGGCAAGCCGCACCGGCATCGACCTGCACCCCATCGACCCCGCCGATCCGGACGCGGCGGCGTGGCTCGAGGCCCTCGTCTGGCCGGACCATCAGGACAGGCTCGAGCGGCTGCGCCACGCCCTCGAGCTGCGACGGTCGGTGGGGGTGCGGATGGTCGCGGGCGACGCCGCCACGGTGCTCGCGGACGTGGAGCGCGCGATGCCACCCGGCCCGCTGGCGGTGTGGCACACCATCGCGCTCTATCAGGCCGATGAGGGGGCGAGGGTGGACATCGACGCGGCGGTCGAGGACGCGGCCCGCCGGCGCGACGTGACCCGGGTGGGGTTCGAGCCGGTCGAGGAGAGCCTGCATCCTGTGGTCCGGGTCGGACCCTCGTTCGACCATGCCGAGACCGTCGCGGTGGCGCACTCGCACGCCCGGTGGATCGACAGGCCCCCGTTCTGA
- a CDS encoding winged helix DNA-binding domain-containing protein: MSTLTQSDVRALRMRALLLGGDHPHESVGEVVTWMGAMQAQDLASGLWSLGIRLPGRTEDDIVQALENREALRTWPMRGTVHLVPSRDARWMLDLMSAKPLAGAAGRREYLGITEDTVERSNAALEGALRGGKRLSRSECLQAVADAGVPTPGQVGYHLLWYASQVGITCVTPSRETAGGGKEQTFALLDEWAPDQRALAHDEALATIAVRFFRGRGPATVKDFSRWTGMGIRDCRAGIAAAKKALRIVETASGSMVAAADALDAGIPPSAGGHVVPPGFDEYMLGYGDREAMLRPEQLQAVVPGRNGVFRATLVREGRVVGTWKRTLRTRTCVVEIALLEPLDAQDRPAFERAFGEYGAFLGREVEVRWGE; encoded by the coding sequence ATGAGCACTCTGACTCAGTCCGACGTCCGCGCCCTCCGCATGCGTGCGCTGCTGCTGGGCGGCGACCATCCTCACGAGTCGGTGGGCGAGGTCGTCACGTGGATGGGGGCCATGCAGGCGCAGGATCTCGCGAGCGGGCTGTGGTCGCTGGGGATCCGGCTGCCGGGTCGCACTGAGGACGACATCGTTCAGGCACTGGAGAACCGTGAGGCGCTCAGGACGTGGCCCATGCGTGGCACGGTGCACCTGGTCCCCTCGCGCGACGCGCGGTGGATGCTCGATCTCATGTCCGCCAAGCCGCTGGCCGGCGCGGCCGGACGGCGGGAGTACCTGGGAATCACGGAGGACACCGTCGAGCGCTCGAATGCCGCTCTCGAGGGCGCCCTGCGGGGAGGGAAGCGCCTGTCGCGATCGGAGTGCCTCCAGGCGGTCGCCGATGCGGGCGTCCCGACGCCTGGCCAGGTGGGCTATCACCTGCTCTGGTACGCGTCGCAGGTGGGGATCACGTGCGTGACCCCCAGCCGCGAGACCGCGGGCGGCGGCAAAGAGCAGACCTTCGCGCTGCTCGACGAGTGGGCGCCCGATCAGCGCGCTCTCGCGCACGACGAGGCTCTCGCCACCATCGCCGTGCGCTTCTTCCGGGGCCGTGGCCCCGCGACCGTGAAGGACTTCTCCCGGTGGACCGGGATGGGGATCCGCGACTGCCGCGCCGGCATCGCCGCCGCGAAGAAGGCGCTGCGCATCGTGGAGACCGCATCGGGTTCGATGGTGGCGGCGGCCGATGCCCTCGACGCTGGCATTCCACCGTCCGCGGGCGGGCACGTCGTGCCGCCGGGCTTCGACGAGTACATGCTCGGCTACGGGGACCGCGAGGCGATGCTCCGCCCTGAGCAGCTGCAGGCCGTCGTGCCCGGGCGCAACGGGGTGTTCCGCGCCACCCTGGTTCGCGAGGGTCGCGTGGTGGGCACGTGGAAGCGCACGCTGCGCACGCGGACGTGCGTGGTCGAGATCGCGCTGCTGGAGCCCCTGGACGCTCAGGACCGCCCCGCGTTCGAGCGGGCGTTCGGCGAGTACGGCGCGTTCCTGGGCCGCGAGGTCGAGGTCCGGTGGGGCGAGTAG
- a CDS encoding dihydrofolate reductase family protein has translation MRDLVYYVAASVDGFIADEDGDASQFPMDPDTVAALFSRYPETCPAPLREAFGVTGERRRFDTVLLGRRTHQPAIEAGWQGGAYPHLRQIVVTHHDLGDTPGVETLSGDVALAVARLKAEPGDDIWLCGGADLASQLIDVIDELQVKVNPILLGGGIPLFARGRMPRSVALTEVDHLPGDVVLSTYRMSGGPGLDSELSSPVG, from the coding sequence ATGCGTGATCTCGTCTACTACGTGGCGGCATCTGTCGACGGATTCATCGCGGACGAGGACGGCGACGCCTCGCAGTTCCCGATGGATCCGGACACCGTGGCCGCATTGTTCTCGCGATACCCAGAGACATGCCCGGCTCCGTTGCGCGAGGCGTTCGGCGTCACGGGGGAGCGGCGTCGGTTCGACACGGTCCTCCTTGGCAGGCGCACCCACCAGCCGGCGATCGAGGCCGGATGGCAAGGCGGCGCGTACCCGCACCTCCGACAGATCGTGGTGACGCACCATGACCTGGGCGACACGCCAGGAGTCGAGACGCTCTCCGGGGACGTCGCGCTGGCCGTCGCTCGCCTCAAGGCCGAACCAGGGGATGACATCTGGCTGTGCGGAGGAGCGGACCTGGCCAGCCAACTCATCGACGTCATCGACGAGTTGCAGGTCAAGGTCAATCCGATCCTGCTCGGCGGCGGCATCCCCCTGTTTGCGCGCGGCCGAATGCCACGGAGTGTCGCACTGACGGAGGTCGACCATCTGCCGGGCGACGTCGTGCTCTCCACCTACCGGATGAGCGGTGGCCCCGGACTGGACTCTGAACTCTCGTCGCCCGTCGGCTGA
- a CDS encoding TetR/AcrR family transcriptional regulator, whose product MPTNPRRRTEVIDAALQVLGREGSRGLTHRAVDRAATVPPGTCGNYYPRRADLMLAMAQRIFERVAPEAAELARLETVPDDEALPEYVAYVVERLTRNPDLARALIELRLEASRSPDVADLIAPFLRQGLRDDMAFYRDRGLPGDSTVVLMLHHVVNGVVLDHLTVPLDPASDPVSTARDATARLGASAPDVHGHVDD is encoded by the coding sequence ATGCCAACGAACCCGAGACGACGCACCGAGGTCATCGACGCCGCTCTGCAGGTCCTGGGCCGCGAGGGCAGCCGCGGCCTCACCCACCGCGCAGTCGATCGGGCCGCCACGGTGCCGCCCGGCACGTGCGGGAACTACTACCCCCGCCGTGCTGACCTCATGCTCGCCATGGCGCAGCGCATTTTCGAACGCGTCGCCCCCGAGGCCGCGGAGCTCGCACGGCTCGAGACCGTGCCTGACGACGAGGCGCTCCCGGAGTACGTGGCATACGTCGTCGAGAGACTGACGCGCAATCCCGACCTCGCTCGGGCGCTGATCGAGTTGAGACTCGAGGCCTCGCGCTCACCAGACGTCGCGGATCTGATCGCTCCGTTCCTACGGCAGGGCCTGCGTGACGACATGGCGTTCTATCGGGACCGCGGACTGCCAGGCGACTCTACGGTCGTTCTCATGCTGCACCACGTGGTCAACGGCGTGGTGCTCGACCACCTCACCGTCCCGTTGGACCCCGCCAGTGACCCGGTCTCCACAGCAAGGGACGCGACCGCGCGTCTCGGCGCGAGTGCACCCGACGTGCACGGACACGTGGACGACTAG